ACAAAGCTCACATTATTTGGGATATGGCTTCCTTGAATAGTGTCATTCATCAGCATGCCCAGCATCTTGCACAGTGTCTAGCAAAATAAGCACTATCTGTATCTCTTTTGCTGTGAAAGGTATGAGTCTGAACTGTCTCTTCGCCAGCTGGTAGAGACGGACATTGGTGGCCTGCGTGGGATCCTGGATGAGCTGACTCTGTGCAAAGCTGATCTGGAGGCCCATGTGGAGTCTCTGAAGGAAGATCTCCTTTGCCTTAAGAAAAACCACAAAGAGGTAAGGAAAGTGTAAAATTGCTGAATGAATGTGGAGGTGACAAAGTCAAACTGATAGATTTCGTTTCGTGTATATAAATCAAACTCGGGCAGATATTGCTAAAGCTGGAACAAAATTACTCGAGGCACTAATGTCCAGCCTGATGACTCTGGCATATCTCTGGGTGTATATGTGAAATGGGCCCTGGCCAGTACCACTTGAAAGACCAAATTGTTCACCTGCCATTGCTTTTGTGAAGGAGGTAACTTTACAAATGGCTTTCCTTGGAGGCTTTATGCCACATAACTCTAATCCATAAGGTACAAAAATCAGGCTGATAAACACAGGGCATGAAGGCCACTTCAGAAAGGGGATAACATCTTATGCAATATTTggaccaatattttaaaatattctacatctataaactttttaaatcataaaatatgaagTATATGACTATCTCATGTTGATAAAGCTAAAAAGTGGAAAACTTAATGATGTAACATGGTATATTTTCCCTTTGAGCATGTGTTGATGATAACAGCATTTATTGAGACCTTCCTATGTGACAAGGACTTTCATAAGTGCTTTATATGAACATCAACTCATATCTCTCACAATAACTCTCTAGGAAAGGTAAAATTATTATACACATTTTGTGGATGCAGAAACTGAATGATGAAAAGAGAGTCAACCTAAGCAATCTGAATCTAAATCCCATACTTTTACTTACTTCCCCAGAAATGGGATGCCCTTGGGATGTCAAGGTGAATTCTTCTTCCCCACCACTCTGTGACTTTCTTTACTCCATTTCCTCTTTCAGGAGGTTGACTTGCTTCGTGAACAGCTGGGTGACCGACTCAGTGTAGAGCTGGACACTGCCCCCACCATCGACCTCAACAGGGTCCTGGATGAGATGCGTTGTCAGTATGAAACCGTGCTGGCCAACAACCGTAGAGACGTGGAAGAATGGTTCACTGTTCAGGTCAGTACCCGGAGCAAGAAAATGACAAGCTTCCAGACTTCTACCTTATTTGCATCCTCTAATCATACCTGGTTTACAGACAGAGGAGCTGAATCAGCAGCAGCTGTGCAGCGCAGAGCAGCTGCAGGACTGCCAGACAGAGATCCTGGAACTGAAACGCACAGCCAATGCTCTGGAAATTGAGCTCCAAGCACAGCAAAGCCTGGTATGTAAGGGAAAGACAGCTCTGTTTTTGTCACTGAAGAATTAAGCCCTGAGATGCTATTCCCTCTTCCATGACCCCAAGGACCCACAGTTCATGTGGCAGAAAGTCTGAATTTCCAATATTCAAGGAATGTATTCCTTGACTTACCCAACCAAATACTGCTGTTTACTGAGCTAGAAGCAGAAGTGATAGGTCAATAGTCTGTACTGTCCCAACAGGATTCCCTGACCTTCCCTCCTGGGCTTGAGCATGATCCTGCAGCACCttccagagacagaaaaagaacaggaGGGCAGGAGCAGAATGAGAGTGGAacctctgagctgaaggcactgaAGCATTCCAGTGGGTTTTAACTGGCCTTTGGTTTGGGCCAACTTCTCAAACTCAGCatcatataaaagaataatattcaaACTTTGCATTCTTCCACTACCCTAAGCTTTTCCAGGATCCAGACCTCAACTGGACCCTTCACTCCACCCCATTTCACCCAGCAATGAAAATACTATGcactggggagcctggctggctcagtcagagaagcatgtgactcttgatctcaggatcatgagttcaagccccatgctgggcatagaggttatttttttttttaattttttttaaaaggataccaTGCATTGAAGATCACACTAGCGAGTTCCAGTCAGACACCACTGTCTGTGCCACATTGGGGCCTATAGAGACCATCTGGGTGAATAATAGCTACATATTTATCTTGTGAGAGGCTTAAAAGCTTCATAATAACTTTATGGGATAAATCCTTTTACTAAACCCATTATCAGATGAGGAAGACTGAGACTCAGATTAAGTAGCAGGGGTCATGCAGTTGTTAAGAGGCAAAAGTGGAAGCTGGATCCAGCTGGTTCAATCCCAGAGCCTCTTCTCTGAACCACTCTATATGGCTCTTTCCTGCCTCAAGCCCATACTCAACTTCTCCCCTCATATGCTGTTGatcttctttaatatatattgcaGGTTGTGATGGGCAAGTGGTGATAGTAATAACTAACCCTTGcacagttttgaaattttttccagGCACTGTTCACAGTGTTTTAcacatattaattcattcaatccaCACAACCATCCTATGAAATAGGTACTTTGCATtggtcattttttataaaataaaacagcctcagagaagctaagtaattttcccaaagtcacatagaTGCGCTAGGGTAGATCAAGGATTTGAAAACCAGCACTCTGGCCCCAAGGACTATGCTACACAGCCCTTCTGAATATACTCTTTTCCTTCTGCAGACAGAGTCTCTGGAATGCACTGTGGCAGAGACGGAGGCCCAGTATAGCACCCAGCTGGCCCAGATGCAGTGCCTGATTGATAACGTGGAGAACCAGCTGGCTGAGATCCGCTGTGACCTGGAGCGGCAGAACCAGGAGTATGAGGTGCTGCTGGACACAAAGGCTCGGCTGGAGGGTGAGATCAACACATACCGAGGTCTCCTTGAGAGTGAAGACAGCAGGCAAGTTCCACATGATTATTCTCAAAATCCCCCAAGTCACAAAGAAGCTCATGCAAGAGAATCTTGCCTCCTCAAGATCTGCCCAAGGTGAAACCTCCCTCATGTGTTAAAGGATCTCCTTACAAgagtaaaaagacaaacaaaacaaaacaaaacaaaacaataacaacaacaaaaaacagctgAGGCTAATCACATGACAGTAGAAGTATTCAAAAGTATTCCAAAGTTCTAAAGCAGAATAAGTATCACATACAAAATTTCATGCTGGGGGTCCCCCTTTGTTCCTGACTTCCACCAAAGAGAAATCAGGAGCATGCATAAGATGACAtttgcaaagtgaaataaatacacaaaactgTGTATTCAACTGACACAGGGGCAGTGAGCATTCCTAGTGGCAATGCTGGATCTAGGCCTGAAATAGGCTTAGGTCAAATGCTAAGAGTGTTCAGAACATCATTTGCAGGGCAAATTTTGGCACGATCTTTTCTAAGTTGAAATTTTACCCAGCTTTCCCTTGTTAAGCTTACTTCAAAATTTCCACAGGCTTCCCTGTAACCCGTGTTCTACAATAAGCACATCAAGCAACACTTGTGAGGCATGCTCAGCGTATCTGATTTGCACGGTCGAAAACTACTGTGCATGAATGTTCAACCCTCGGCGCAGTGGATAGAGGAGTCAAAGCCAGCAGTGTCCTGGAAAGGAGATGGGACTTCAATCAGATGCATCCAAACCTAAAAGTCAAGAAGGGGTTTCTACCCTAAATTTGTCCTCTAAACATCCTCATTATATTTCTGCTTTGTCATTTCCTCTCCTGCCTGCTTATTTGTGATATTCTAGGAGTCTATAAAGCTTTCTTGCTAATCTCCAAATAAAATATGTCTCATTCCTTTAGCATGGTAAATATAGCTTTGTGGCTTATAACTGTGGATATAAGAACCATGTGATGCCTAAACCCATGTCGATAGTTTGATTTTGCACAAACCGAGGctgaaaatagtttttaactcctcaaatacaaaagttaactaATCCATGCAAAATGTCATACATCTTGGAAGACAGTTGTATGTATCTTTCTGAGaggaaatttaagaataaatgtcttatttgtaattataaaagtacaggattccatttttttctcaatttggcacatgaaaggggaaaaaattagttATAATTCCACCCCCAAACACCCGTTATCAGTATTTTGGGAGCTTCCAGCTTTCTTTCATATAATAGGTTTTTCCACATAATGGAAATCATATTTACATATGCACATAGTTGAGTAAACTACCTTTTTCACTATGTCATGTAAGCATTTTCAATCCAAATAAACCTATGATTGTCCTGTGACTGTTATTTTAGTGGCTACATAAAATACCATAAGGTTATTGGCCTGTTATTGGACATTTGGGGTATAAGAATAATTATTCatacacatttaaaaagcaaagtggaGAACTCCaccaccaaaaaaatgaaatggatgtACATTTCCTCATTCCTCTTCCTAACTCTGGCTGAAAACCCGGGaaattacatataaaagaaatataagcagATTCTGAAAGGTGGAAGAAGCCAAACCAACTAGAATCATATTCAAGGAACAGCAAGTGAGttccttgggttttcttttggcCTCATATATCCCATGTTGGGAGCTGAAGAAACCAACAACCCATAAATACCAGCAGGGGCAGACAGAAAAGCAAAATCTCCAAGAGGAGAGTCAAGGGACATGAAGAGAGGTAAGGTTTCTATACTTCATCTGCAGTGATAAGATGTCAACACAAATAAGCATGATAaggtttatgtatatatacaaaatataatatatataatgtaatatataatatataaaatataataccttGAGCAACTACTTAAGAAACTATGcaaagaaatacatttagaaCTTTGATTTATCTATaactcatagaatgagtttggaagttttctttcccttttcattttttaaaacagcttcagaagaacaggtattagatcttatttaaatgttttgtagaattctctTGGGaggccatctgaccctggactcttgttgggaaattttttattactgctttaatttcattgctggttatgggtctgtttagattttctatttctttccgtTTCAGTTTTcgtagtttataagtttccaggaatgcaaccatttcttccagattgcctcaTTTGTTGGCATAAtattgctcataatatgttcctctttaaaaagaaaaaagattttatttatttatttgatgagagagagagcacaagcaggcagagctgcaggcagagtgagagggagaagcaggctccccgatgagcagagaacctgatgcagggctctatcccaggaccctgggatcataacctgagccgaaggcagacactcaacaatttgtcctttctcttttctttttgataagactggctaggggtttatcaatcttattaagtctttcaaagaaccagttctagAATCATTGACCTGTTCtcctgttcttttggtttctattttactgatttatgctctaatctttattatttctcttcttctgcttgttttAGGCTCTAttcactgttctttctccagctcctttaggtacaAGGTTAGCTTATATATTTGAgactatgctacctagagcaatctacactttcaatccccatcaaaataccattgacattttacacagagctggaacaaacaatcctaaaatgtgtggaaccaaaagactctgaatagccagaggaatgttgaaaaaggaaaccaaagctgggggcatcacaatgccagacttcaagctatattacaaagctgtaatcatcaaggcagtatggtacttgcacaaaaacagatgcacagatcaatggaacagaacagagaacccagaaatggaccctcaactctgaggccaactaatcttcaacaaagcagggaagaatatccaatggaaaaaggacagtctcttcaataaatggtgctaagaaaattggacagccacatgcagaagaatgaaactggaccactttcttacaccattcgcaaaatggatgaaagacctaaacatgagatagaaatgtaacaaaatcctagaggagaaaacaggcagcaacctgtttgaccttggccacagcaactagATAGATCTCcaaaggccagggaaacaaaagcaaacttgGTACTTATCacgattaaaagcttctgcatagtggAGGAAATAGTCAactaaactaaaaggcaacctacagaatgggagaagatatttgcaaatgacatatcagatagagggctagtatccaaaatctataaagagcttatcaaactcaacaccaataaaacaaataagccagtcaagaaatgggaagATGACATGAGCAggtatttctccagagaagacatgcaaatgggcaatagacaaataaaaaaatgctcaCATCACTCggcatcggggaaatacaaatcaaaaccacaatgagataccacctcacaccagtcagaatagctaaaattaacaactcgggaaacaataaatgttggcaaggatctaaagaaaggggaaccctcgtacactgttgatggaaatgcaagctggtgcacccactctggaaaacagttgggAGGtttttcaagaagttaaaaatatatagaatatcatgtcatcggtgaagagggggagtttgacttcttctttgctaatttgaatgctttttatttccttttgttgtctgattgctgaggctaggacttctagtactatgttgaatagcagtggtgagagtggacatcgctgtcttgttcctgatcttaggggaaaggctcccggtgcttccccattgagaatgagatttgctgtgggcttttcgtagatggcttttaagatgttgaggaatgttccctctatccctacactctgaagagttttgatcaggaatggatgctgtattttgtcaaatgctttctctgcatctattgagaggacaatatggttcttgttttttctcttgctgatatgatgaatcacattgattgttttacaagtgttgaaccagccttgcatcccagggataaatcccacttggtcatggtgaataatcttcttaatgtattgttgtatcctattggctagtatcttgttgagaatttttacatccatgttcatcagaggtattggtctataattctcctttttggtggggtctttgtctggttttggaattaaggtgatgctggcctcctagaatgagtttggaaatattccatctctttttatcttttggaacagctttagtagaataggtatggtttcttctttaaacgtttgatagaattccccaaggaagccatctggccctggacttttaccccaaagatacagatgcaatgaaacgccagaacacctgcaccccgatgtttatagcagcaatgtccacaatagccaaactgtggaaggagcctcggtgtccatcgaaagatgaatggataaagaaaatgtggtttatgtatacaatggaatattactcagccattagaaatgacaaatacccaccatttgcttcgacatggatggaactggagggtattgtgctgagtgaaataagtcaatcggagaaggacaaacattatatggtcttattcatttggggaatataaaaaatagtgaaagggaataaaagggaaaggagaaaaaatgagtgggaaatatcagaaagggagacaaaacatgagagactcctaactctggcatGAGGGTTGGCAAATAGATCAgtgaaaaagaatatgaaaaaaagaatatggattcTAGAAATAGACTCATGTACATGTGgtcagttgattttttaaaatttagattcaattagccaacacataggtcattattagttttagatgtagtgttcaataattcaccagttgcatataacacccagtgcttatcacatcatgtggcttccttaatgcccatcaccagattgccccatcccaccacccctcctctccagcaaccctgtttgtttcctatagttaagagtgtctcatggtttttctccctctctgatgactccccattcagttttccctccctccctctatgATCTTCTGAGCTGTCTCTTATATTCCagata
The Vulpes vulpes isolate BD-2025 chromosome 2, VulVul3, whole genome shotgun sequence genome window above contains:
- the KRT40 gene encoding keratin, type I cytoskeletal 40; the protein is MTSDRFPTCCSSESCAQASDCALASTSSMEATCLPSAPATSRCQTPSFLSRSHLPTSCLTPCYFAGNYNIPCLVGNCAWCEDGVFNSNEKETMQFLNDRLANYLEKVRGLEEMNAELERRIREQCEEDIPLVCPDYQCYFDTIEELQQKILCTKAENSRLAVQLDNCKLAADDFRSKYESELSLRQLVETDIGGLRGILDELTLCKADLEAHVESLKEDLLCLKKNHKEEVDLLREQLGDRLSVELDTAPTIDLNRVLDEMRCQYETVLANNRRDVEEWFTVQTEELNQQQLCSAEQLQDCQTEILELKRTANALEIELQAQQSLTESLECTVAETEAQYSTQLAQMQCLIDNVENQLAEIRCDLERQNQEYEVLLDTKARLEGEINTYRGLLESEDSRLPCNPCSTISTSSNTCEACSAYLICTVENYCA